A DNA window from Rhineura floridana isolate rRhiFlo1 chromosome 11, rRhiFlo1.hap2, whole genome shotgun sequence contains the following coding sequences:
- the LOC133367863 gene encoding olfactory receptor 14A16-like, with amino-acid sequence MLHQTTMTEFVLLGFSEVRELQILYFVVFLFVYLAALLGNFLLIVTLTQDAHLHSPMYFFLANLSLSDVCLISVTIPKSMATSLTSNKLISFSGCVCQVFLVILFAGAELFLLTAMAYDCYVAICHPLQYTLIMNWSVCLRMAAVSWISSVVHAVVETANTFRLNFCNSNVIKQFFCDIPQLLILSCSDTLANKKVIFASVVTVGLFCFLCILVSYGYIFFTVVKIQSAQGKHKAFSTCTPHLTVFCLFLFTSAFSNMRPSSLSSPSTDLLAAVLYTVLPPLMNPIIYSLRNKDIQVAVCKMAKFWISQSRFIKPFSRDPDKKCTK; translated from the coding sequence ATGCTACACCAAACTACTATGACAGAATTTGTTCTCCTGGGCTTTTCTGAGGTCCGAGAGCTACAGATTTTATACTTTGTGGTGTTTCTTTTTGTTTACTTGGCAGCTTTGTTGGGGAACTTTCTCCTCATCGTAACCCTAACTCAGGATGCACACCTTCATAGCCCCATGTATTTCTTCCTGGCCAACTTATCTTTGTCAGATGTCTGCCTCATCTCTGTCACTATCCCAAAATCCATGGCCACTTCATTGACAAGCAACAAGCTGATTTCTTTCTCTGGATGTGTCTGTCAGGTTTTCCTGGTGATTCTGTTTGCTGGTGCTGAGCTTTTCCTTCTCACCGCCATGGCTTATGACTGCTATGTAGCAATTTGCCACCCTCTGCAGTACACGCTGATCATGAACTGGAGCGTTTGTCTACGAATGGCGGCTGTTTCTTGGATAAGCAGTGTGGTCCATGCAGTGGTGGAAACTGCAAACACCTTTAGGTTAAACTTCTGCAACTCTAATGTTATAAAGCAGTTTTTCTGTGATATCCCTCAGTTACTAATACTTTCTTGCAGTGATACACTGGCAAACAAGAAGGTCATTTTTGCCAGCGTTGTTACTGTGGGATTATTCTGTTTCTTGTGTATATTGGTTTCCTATGGTTACATCTTTTTTACTGTGGTAAAAATTCAGTCAGCTCAGGGTAAACACAAAGCCTTCTCTACTTGCACCCCACACCTGACtgtcttttgtttgtttctttttaccTCTGCCTTTTCCAATATGAGACCAAGTTCATtatcctccccatccacagactTGCTGGCAGCTGTTCTGTATACAGTTTTGCCGCCACTGATGAATCCCATAATATACAGCCTGAGAAATAAAGATATCCAAGTGGCTGTGTGTAAAATGGCCAAATTCTGGATTTCACAGAGTCGGTTCATAAAACCTTTTTCAAGGGATCCTGACAAAAAGTGTACAAAATAA